From a single Pelobacter seleniigenes DSM 18267 genomic region:
- a CDS encoding patatin-like phospholipase family protein — MNDMEMPKLNRKFGLALSGGGSRAIAFHLGCMRALHDRGLLDRISVLSTVSGGSVIGALWAYSNDSFEVFDARIQTLLRGGLRRGILGATLFSSEAPLIVGTILISGVLATLGIVTKVICSILSLAGICPEPLKKISNFLQAPLPRYASRTTAFIRCLNAKYFKGLALDDVRRKNLQVVINATELSTQTAYRYGSKETGSWRFGLQLKKTSVAHAVAASAAFPGFLPAIDEWLKFEKNGKVARARTFISDGGVYDNIGTSCLLPGRDSSFSTNVHDVNFIIACVAGQGLPNASSRPYFWGTRMLATVETIHRRTHSMTFDLLHKLKEKGDIEGFLLPYLGQNDKSLPCPPVDLVPREETFDYPTNFDPMPEKDIVAISRRGEQLTRNLIETYHPDL, encoded by the coding sequence ATGAATGACATGGAAATGCCAAAATTAAATCGTAAATTTGGGTTAGCATTGTCCGGGGGAGGATCTAGGGCTATCGCTTTTCACCTTGGTTGCATGCGAGCTTTACATGATCGTGGTTTGCTAGATCGGATTAGTGTCCTTTCAACGGTGTCAGGGGGAAGCGTAATAGGGGCTCTTTGGGCTTATTCGAATGACAGTTTCGAGGTTTTTGATGCTCGGATTCAGACCCTCCTTAGGGGGGGCTTGAGAAGAGGGATTCTGGGAGCTACTTTGTTTTCATCAGAAGCTCCATTGATTGTTGGGACAATATTAATTTCTGGTGTCCTTGCGACACTTGGAATTGTGACTAAGGTGATTTGCTCGATCTTAAGTCTGGCTGGGATTTGTCCTGAACCACTGAAGAAGATCTCCAACTTTTTGCAAGCACCTCTCCCTAGATATGCTAGCCGCACAACAGCATTTATCAGATGTTTAAATGCAAAATATTTTAAAGGACTTGCTCTTGATGATGTTAGACGCAAGAACTTGCAAGTGGTAATAAATGCGACAGAACTGAGTACGCAGACAGCCTATAGATATGGTTCTAAGGAAACGGGTTCGTGGCGTTTTGGTCTGCAACTCAAAAAGACATCAGTGGCTCATGCAGTCGCCGCATCAGCTGCGTTTCCCGGGTTTCTGCCTGCAATAGACGAATGGCTGAAATTTGAAAAAAATGGAAAAGTAGCAAGAGCAAGAACCTTTATTTCTGATGGTGGGGTTTATGACAATATAGGCACCAGTTGCCTTTTGCCAGGAAGAGACTCTTCTTTCAGTACGAATGTTCACGACGTGAATTTCATTATTGCATGCGTAGCAGGCCAGGGATTGCCAAATGCTTCCTCTCGCCCATATTTTTGGGGGACTCGTATGCTTGCAACTGTAGAGACGATCCATCGTCGCACACATTCGATGACTTTTGATCTGCTTCACAAGCTAAAAGAAAAAGGGGATATTGAAGGATTCTTACTGCCTTATCTTGGTCAAAATGACAAAAGCTTACCTTGCCCTCCAGTAGACCTTGTCCCTCGCGAAGAAACGTTCGATTATCCGACCAATTTTGACCCAATGCCTGAAAAGGACATAGTCGCAATATCACGGCGGGGTGAACAGCTTACACGCAATTTAATAGAAACATATCATCCAGACCTTTAA
- a CDS encoding transposase, with product MGKRSYDPDFKRKAVRIVVEECLGVREVERNLGITHGVLKGWVQKHRDPGRRVFGA from the coding sequence ATGGGCAAGCGAAGTTACGATCCAGATTTTAAGCGCAAGGCCGTTCGCATTGTTGTCGAAGAATGCCTCGGCGTGCGCGAGGTTGAGCGTAACCTCGGGATCACTCACGGGGTTCTGAAAGGCTGGGTGCAGAAGCACCGGGACCCAGGGCGCCGAGTTTTCGGTGCGTAG
- a CDS encoding recombinase family protein has protein sequence MNRNYKVGYARVSTTGQNLDAQLDELREAGCQKIFCDQISGVKEIRPEWGKLLEYIRPGDILVITELSRMSRSLIHLLEIIKILEDREINIQSLREEINTTTATGRAFISIMGAINQMERELKAERTAAGRAAAKARGKSGGRPRTDPKKLEQARIIYENSSQTAAEVCSAIGVGRRTFFSYMAMIKSSEKQ, from the coding sequence ATGAATCGCAATTACAAAGTCGGGTATGCCAGGGTAAGTACAACCGGCCAGAACCTTGATGCTCAGTTGGATGAACTAAGAGAGGCTGGGTGCCAAAAAATATTTTGTGATCAAATCAGTGGGGTCAAGGAGATTCGCCCGGAATGGGGAAAGCTTTTGGAATATATTCGCCCTGGGGATATCTTGGTCATTACAGAGCTGAGCCGAATGTCTCGATCGCTTATACACCTTTTGGAAATAATAAAAATATTGGAAGATCGGGAGATTAACATTCAATCTTTAAGAGAAGAAATTAATACGACAACTGCTACAGGAAGAGCTTTCATCTCCATCATGGGAGCTATTAATCAGATGGAAAGGGAGCTGAAAGCCGAAAGAACGGCAGCAGGAAGAGCCGCAGCCAAGGCAAGAGGAAAAAGTGGTGGTAGACCAAGAACTGATCCTAAAAAACTCGAGCAGGCACGTATTATTTACGAGAATTCTAGTCAGACAGCTGCCGAAGTTTGTTCCGCAATTGGGGTGGGGAGAAGAACTTTTTTTAGCTACATGGCAATGATAAAAAGCTCCGAGAAACAGTGA
- a CDS encoding ATP-binding protein: MNAGISIPHIPPGTHPVERNQVLLLTPAINGLLNTLKIWLEGRLPGGLIYGVPRVGKTRAIRYLIRENELYSEFVPYISVTMRKIEPSTPRAFWAHLASQLKYPIEKGTTQNLWERVYLKLTETALNDNKDGLVLFINDAQKLTEHQYELLHDLHNILDDQNIYACFVLVGQTQLLNIRNGFKAVGMSEIVGRFMSVDYCMRGITNLEELSFVLEGYDENSEFPKESKCSYSQYFFPEIYQCGWRLANEASILWQAFERVHQESRMACKLEIPLQYVVHAINYGLCRNSCRDSSFPGFSLALWKQAILNAGYASAGSFLIAPEEVG; the protein is encoded by the coding sequence ATGAACGCAGGTATTTCAATTCCACACATCCCGCCTGGGACTCATCCCGTTGAACGGAATCAAGTTTTACTTTTAACACCTGCAATCAATGGGTTACTGAACACCCTTAAAATTTGGCTTGAGGGGCGTCTTCCAGGCGGTTTGATTTACGGAGTGCCTAGGGTTGGCAAGACCAGAGCCATAAGGTATCTCATCAGGGAAAACGAACTGTACTCCGAGTTCGTTCCTTATATCAGCGTCACAATGAGGAAAATTGAACCATCTACACCAAGGGCCTTCTGGGCTCACCTAGCAAGTCAACTTAAATATCCCATTGAGAAAGGGACAACCCAAAATTTGTGGGAACGTGTTTATCTTAAATTGACTGAAACAGCTCTAAACGATAATAAAGATGGACTTGTCTTGTTTATCAATGATGCCCAAAAATTAACTGAGCATCAGTATGAATTACTTCATGACCTACATAATATTTTAGATGATCAAAATATTTATGCCTGCTTTGTCCTAGTTGGTCAGACCCAACTATTAAATATTCGTAACGGATTTAAAGCTGTTGGCATGTCTGAAATAGTTGGGCGCTTTATGTCTGTAGATTATTGCATGCGCGGGATTACGAATCTTGAGGAATTAAGTTTTGTACTAGAAGGTTATGACGAGAACTCTGAGTTTCCGAAAGAGAGTAAATGCTCATATTCACAGTATTTCTTTCCTGAAATCTACCAATGTGGATGGAGACTGGCCAATGAAGCATCAATCCTTTGGCAAGCATTCGAAAGAGTTCACCAAGAAAGTCGCATGGCTTGCAAACTGGAAATTCCACTACAATATGTTGTTCATGCCATAAATTATGGGTTGTGCCGTAATTCTTGCAGGGATTCTTCCTTTCCAGGGTTTTCCCTGGCATTGTGGAAACAGGCCATCCTTAATGCAGGATATGCGAGTGCCGGAAGCTTTTTAATTGCCCCTGAAGAAGTAGGGTAG
- a CDS encoding SDR family oxidoreductase, with translation MSTVLVTGGTGFLAEHIIIQLLNTGYDVRTTVRSLQRVAAVQASLHQGGIVQDSGLQFLTGDLLQDEGWIEAVSGCDAVLHVASPFPPVQPKNEDELVAPAVGGTLRVLKAAHAAGVKRVVLTSSFAAVGYGHGAGERHYNEGDWTDPAGADVTPYIKSKTLAERAAWDFISNEGSTLELSVINPVGIFGPVLGPHYAASIGLVKALLEGSMPALARIYFGAVDVRDVAALHLLALTSPTAIGERFIAVAEPITSMAEVAKVLREHFGSVAGKVPRVTLPDWLYRALARVVPALRGTAPQVGIIRHTNHDKAQQLLGWEPRPAREAIIASAESLLRLKLIN, from the coding sequence ATGAGTACAGTTCTGGTGACCGGCGGCACCGGCTTCCTTGCTGAGCACATCATTATTCAGCTTCTGAACACAGGTTATGATGTTCGCACAACTGTGCGCTCTTTGCAGCGGGTTGCTGCAGTTCAAGCCAGTTTGCACCAAGGTGGTATTGTTCAGGATAGCGGGTTGCAATTTTTAACCGGCGATCTGTTGCAGGATGAAGGCTGGATTGAGGCTGTCTCCGGTTGCGATGCTGTCCTGCATGTCGCTTCGCCTTTTCCACCGGTTCAACCGAAGAATGAAGACGAGTTGGTCGCACCGGCTGTCGGCGGCACACTGCGGGTGCTCAAAGCTGCACATGCGGCCGGGGTCAAGCGGGTGGTCTTAACCTCGTCCTTTGCCGCTGTGGGGTATGGTCACGGGGCAGGGGAACGGCATTACAACGAAGGGGACTGGACCGATCCCGCCGGCGCCGATGTCACACCCTATATCAAATCAAAGACACTGGCAGAGCGGGCAGCCTGGGACTTTATCAGCAATGAGGGCAGTACCCTGGAGCTTTCGGTGATTAACCCGGTGGGTATTTTCGGGCCGGTGCTAGGACCTCACTACGCTGCCTCCATCGGCCTGGTTAAAGCTCTGCTGGAAGGCTCGATGCCTGCGCTTGCGCGCATTTATTTTGGCGCTGTTGACGTTCGCGATGTTGCGGCTTTGCATCTGTTGGCGCTGACCAGCCCAACCGCCATTGGCGAGCGCTTCATTGCCGTTGCCGAGCCGATCACCTCAATGGCCGAAGTGGCGAAAGTTCTGCGTGAACACTTTGGTTCAGTGGCCGGTAAGGTGCCGCGCGTGACGCTTCCGGATTGGCTGTACCGAGCATTGGCCCGGGTTGTCCCGGCCTTGCGCGGAACAGCGCCGCAAGTGGGCATTATCCGGCATACCAATCATGACAAGGCCCAACAGCTCCTAGGATGGGAACCAAGGCCGGCCAGAGAAGCAATTATCGCCAGCGCAGAAAGTTTGCTGCGACTGAAGCTGATAAATTAA
- a CDS encoding NADPH:quinone reductase produces MMQAIQVKEFGAPEVMQIQEIAAPVPARGQVKVDVKAIGVNPVDTYIRAGIYPLKPELPYIPGNDAAGIISAVGADVKHRQVGERVYVFGSLVGSYAEQLVCSENQVFTLPDKSDFSVGAAIGVPYTTAFYGLLYRAHALPGETVLIHGASGAVGQAAVQIAHSYGLRVIGTAGTTAGIKLLQEQGVVAALNHHDDNYLDAVAELTCGMGVDVILEMLANVNLDKDLKVVAKYGRIVVIGNRGTIEINPRDTMGKNASILGMAAFNASPTEFRQIHAVIHAGLQDGRFKPTIRTELPLRSAPEAHKLVMEPGGNGKIILIP; encoded by the coding sequence ATGATGCAAGCTATTCAGGTCAAAGAATTTGGCGCCCCGGAAGTGATGCAGATTCAAGAAATTGCCGCTCCGGTACCGGCCAGAGGTCAGGTCAAAGTCGACGTGAAAGCCATTGGCGTGAATCCCGTTGATACCTATATCCGCGCAGGAATCTATCCGCTAAAACCCGAACTACCTTATATTCCTGGAAATGATGCGGCCGGTATCATCTCCGCCGTCGGCGCTGACGTCAAACATCGCCAGGTGGGAGAGCGGGTCTATGTTTTCGGTAGCCTGGTGGGTAGCTATGCCGAACAATTGGTTTGCTCGGAAAATCAAGTCTTTACGCTCCCTGACAAGAGCGATTTTTCCGTTGGCGCGGCCATCGGAGTCCCTTATACAACAGCCTTTTACGGTTTACTCTATCGAGCCCATGCGTTACCCGGAGAAACGGTCTTGATTCATGGCGCCAGTGGTGCGGTTGGTCAGGCCGCGGTCCAGATCGCCCATTCTTACGGACTGAGAGTCATCGGCACTGCCGGGACCACTGCCGGGATTAAACTGTTGCAGGAGCAGGGGGTTGTCGCAGCATTGAACCACCATGACGATAATTATCTCGATGCCGTGGCTGAGCTGACTTGCGGCATGGGGGTCGACGTGATTCTGGAGATGCTGGCGAATGTCAATCTCGACAAAGACCTGAAGGTTGTTGCCAAGTATGGTCGGATTGTGGTGATCGGCAACCGTGGCACCATCGAAATCAACCCACGTGACACCATGGGGAAAAATGCCTCCATTCTGGGGATGGCTGCATTCAATGCTTCCCCCACAGAGTTTCGCCAAATCCATGCGGTGATTCATGCCGGTCTGCAGGACGGGCGGTTTAAACCCACCATCCGCACGGAGCTCCCGTTACGAAGCGCCCCGGAGGCCCATAAATTAGTCATGGAGCCTGGTGGAAACGGCAAAATTATCCTTATCCCGTAG
- the recG gene encoding ATP-dependent DNA helicase RecG → MSSSAPGIRPPELDKSLVSVQGVGPRVYAKLQKLGLETVEDGLYHLPLRYEDRRQLKTISQLTDGCQEIFVATVLASGEITTARSRRRIFEVIVGDNSGKLSLKWFRYRKPWLEKRFPVGQKAVFIGEVKRFGATREVHHPDADLINSDGDLDQLLRNDPLNFGRILPVYPLTEGLSQKQSRKIWFQLINDYAGYATSPLPVSIRRKYRLLDLAEALQQIHWPSNDTNLERLAKGQDRPRHSLVFDEFFFLELGLALKRAGVELEAGIAFKFTHKYTIPLNKLLPFKLTDAQRRVLGEIKRDMMSPQPMHRLLQGDVGSGKTLVALMSALIAIENEAQVAVVAPTEILAEQHYRTFKTWLDQLGLSTCLLQGSMTAAAKRDVVEQIARGEVDLIVGTHAVLQDAVEFKKLGLGIIDEQHRFGVRQRSVLRHKGTNPDILVMTATPIPRTLSMTLYGDLAVSVIDQLPPGRKPVTTRLCGQNRHRQLYPQLRKQLEQGRQIYIVYPLVEESEKSDLQAATVAAETLATEIFPDYRVGLLHGRMKTAEKDAVMDAFRSGELQLLVATTVIEVGVDVPNATVMVIEHADRFGLSQLHQLRGRVGRGAEQSFCFLVPSENYSADAARRLKVMVDTNDGFLVAEADLEIRGPGDFLGTRQAGLPEFRVANLVKDIRILEAARQEAFNYIEQTKMLTTADALPVSQELQRRWGGRLELAAIG, encoded by the coding sequence ATGTCATCTTCGGCTCCCGGAATTCGTCCGCCGGAACTGGATAAAAGCCTGGTCTCCGTTCAAGGAGTCGGGCCCCGTGTTTACGCCAAATTACAAAAACTCGGTCTGGAAACTGTTGAAGACGGTCTTTATCATTTGCCTTTGCGTTACGAGGACCGTCGTCAGCTCAAAACAATCAGCCAGCTGACCGATGGCTGTCAGGAGATTTTCGTTGCAACGGTGCTTGCTTCCGGTGAAATCACTACCGCACGGAGCAGGCGACGGATTTTCGAAGTTATTGTCGGTGACAACTCCGGAAAATTGTCTCTGAAATGGTTCCGCTATCGAAAGCCTTGGTTGGAAAAACGTTTCCCGGTTGGGCAGAAAGCCGTTTTCATCGGCGAGGTGAAACGCTTCGGCGCCACCCGCGAGGTCCATCACCCCGACGCCGACCTGATCAATTCGGATGGCGACCTTGACCAGCTCCTGCGCAACGACCCGCTTAATTTCGGTAGGATTCTTCCCGTCTACCCTCTGACCGAGGGGCTTTCCCAAAAACAGAGCAGGAAAATCTGGTTCCAGCTGATCAACGATTATGCCGGTTATGCCACCAGTCCTCTGCCTGTTTCAATCCGGCGGAAATATCGTCTCCTCGATCTGGCTGAAGCGCTACAGCAGATTCATTGGCCAAGTAATGATACCAACCTGGAACGGCTGGCCAAAGGGCAGGATCGGCCGCGTCATTCCCTGGTTTTTGACGAATTCTTTTTTCTGGAACTTGGTTTGGCATTGAAACGGGCAGGGGTTGAACTGGAAGCAGGGATTGCCTTTAAATTTACCCATAAATATACGATTCCATTAAATAAATTACTCCCCTTCAAATTGACTGACGCCCAGCGTCGAGTGCTTGGAGAGATCAAGCGCGACATGATGTCGCCCCAGCCGATGCATCGCCTGCTGCAGGGGGATGTGGGCAGCGGTAAGACCCTGGTTGCCCTGATGTCTGCACTGATCGCTATTGAAAATGAAGCTCAGGTAGCAGTGGTGGCGCCGACCGAGATCCTTGCGGAGCAGCATTATAGGACCTTTAAAACCTGGCTCGACCAGCTCGGACTCAGTACCTGTCTGCTGCAGGGGAGCATGACCGCCGCAGCCAAGCGGGACGTGGTGGAGCAGATTGCTCGTGGAGAAGTCGACCTGATTGTCGGTACCCATGCCGTGTTGCAGGATGCTGTCGAATTTAAAAAACTGGGTCTTGGTATTATTGACGAACAGCATCGTTTCGGAGTCAGGCAACGCAGTGTTCTCAGACATAAAGGAACCAATCCCGACATACTGGTCATGACCGCGACGCCGATTCCCCGCACGTTGTCGATGACCCTTTACGGCGATCTTGCCGTATCTGTTATCGACCAGCTTCCACCGGGGCGAAAACCGGTGACAACCCGTCTCTGCGGCCAGAATCGCCACCGCCAGTTATACCCTCAGCTCCGCAAACAACTTGAACAGGGGCGGCAGATTTATATCGTTTATCCTCTGGTTGAAGAATCGGAAAAAAGTGATCTACAGGCCGCGACTGTGGCAGCTGAGACCCTGGCGACAGAGATCTTTCCGGACTACCGGGTCGGCCTGCTCCACGGGCGCATGAAAACCGCCGAAAAAGATGCAGTGATGGACGCCTTCCGCAGCGGCGAGCTGCAGCTGTTGGTGGCGACTACGGTTATTGAGGTTGGTGTCGATGTCCCGAACGCCACGGTCATGGTCATCGAACATGCCGATCGTTTCGGGTTGTCGCAATTGCACCAGTTGCGCGGCCGGGTAGGGCGGGGGGCTGAACAGAGTTTCTGCTTCCTGGTCCCGTCAGAAAATTATAGTGCCGATGCGGCGCGCAGACTCAAGGTCATGGTCGATACCAATGATGGTTTCCTGGTGGCCGAAGCCGACCTGGAAATTCGCGGACCCGGGGATTTCCTCGGCACTCGCCAGGCCGGACTGCCTGAATTCCGGGTCGCCAATCTGGTCAAGGATATTCGCATTCTTGAAGCAGCCCGCCAAGAAGCTTTTAACTATATCGAGCAGACCAAAATGCTTACCACTGCGGACGCTTTACCGGTCAGTCAGGAACTGCAAAGACGTTGGGGTGGTCGACTGGAACTTGCCGCGATCGGGTGA
- a CDS encoding DUF1858 domain-containing protein → MAPKITKDMTFQQVIQLNPEVGKVFDKYNLGCVGCLGASTESLAQGIRAHGLNLDDVLADLNALLEDS, encoded by the coding sequence ATGGCCCCAAAAATCACCAAGGATATGACCTTTCAGCAAGTTATCCAGCTTAATCCTGAAGTTGGCAAGGTTTTCGACAAGTATAATCTCGGCTGCGTCGGCTGTCTTGGAGCCTCCACCGAATCCTTGGCCCAGGGCATTCGTGCTCATGGCCTCAATCTTGACGATGTTCTTGCTGATCTGAATGCTTTGCTTGAAGATTCCTAG
- the greA gene encoding transcription elongation factor GreA, with amino-acid sequence MSKSVPMTAEGYQRLQDELKHLTRVERPKVVQDIAEARSHGDLSENAEYDAAKDRQGFIEGRIQELNSKIALAQVIDPKTIKSDKIVFGAKVTLFDIDTEKEVTYQIVGEDEADIKIGKISINSPVGKTLIGHTVDEEVRIAVPSGVKVYEVTNIEYS; translated from the coding sequence ATGAGCAAATCGGTTCCCATGACTGCTGAAGGATATCAGCGGCTACAGGATGAACTCAAACACCTTACTCGGGTCGAACGCCCGAAAGTCGTCCAGGATATCGCCGAAGCACGCAGCCATGGTGACTTGTCTGAAAATGCCGAATACGATGCAGCCAAAGATCGGCAGGGTTTCATTGAAGGGCGGATCCAGGAACTCAACAGTAAAATCGCACTGGCCCAGGTCATTGATCCGAAAACGATTAAAAGCGACAAAATCGTCTTCGGTGCCAAGGTCACATTGTTTGATATCGATACAGAAAAAGAAGTGACTTATCAGATTGTCGGTGAAGATGAGGCGGATATCAAAATCGGTAAAATATCTATCAATTCGCCGGTGGGGAAGACCTTGATCGGCCACACGGTGGATGAAGAAGTCCGCATCGCCGTTCCGTCCGGGGTCAAAGTTTATGAAGTGACCAATATCGAATACAGCTGA